The following coding sequences lie in one Thermosulfuriphilus ammonigenes genomic window:
- the cysS gene encoding cysteine--tRNA ligase, which yields MGLLIYNSLSRQKEPFEPLNPPQVGMYVCGITAYDYAHIGHARSAVVFDVIYRYLRYRGYKVTYVRNFTDIDDKIINRAQETGEDPLRLAERFIKAFREDMASLKVSSPSIEPRATEHIPEIIALISRLIETGYAYESEGDVYFAVRRFPRYGSLSRRSLEEMKAGARVAVSEKKRHPLDFALWKAAKPGEPSWESPWGRGRPGWHIECSAMAMKYLGKTIDIHGGGLDLIFPHHENEIAQSEAATGQTFVRYWIHNGFVTIREEKMSKSLGNFVTIRDVLAEYHPEVIRLFLLSKHYRSPLDFSPEAMAEWQAALERAYETMQAIATLRASSDRPPGRKQIRKLGEIESFFAHFEEKFTEAMDEDFNTARAIGLFFEGISLLNRLLTLAGPSPTREHERLAHCALSRLRRPVSQILGLLEEDPETYLLEERRRLIKKLGLDEKKIETLVAEREAARQRKDFAKADEIRNRLQQMGVVLQDTREGTKWKVQRPSSPA from the coding sequence ATGGGACTTCTGATCTATAATTCTCTCTCTCGCCAAAAAGAGCCCTTTGAACCCCTCAACCCTCCCCAGGTGGGAATGTATGTCTGTGGCATTACCGCCTATGATTATGCGCATATTGGCCACGCCCGCTCGGCCGTAGTCTTTGATGTAATCTACCGCTATCTCCGCTATCGTGGCTATAAGGTCACTTATGTGCGCAACTTCACCGACATCGACGACAAGATCATCAACCGGGCCCAGGAAACAGGAGAAGACCCCCTTCGTCTGGCCGAGCGGTTTATCAAGGCCTTTAGGGAGGACATGGCAAGCTTAAAGGTAAGCTCTCCCTCTATAGAACCCCGAGCCACAGAACATATCCCTGAAATTATCGCCCTCATCTCCCGACTCATCGAGACGGGTTATGCCTATGAATCCGAAGGCGATGTCTATTTTGCTGTCCGGCGTTTTCCCCGCTACGGCTCCCTTTCCCGTCGCAGTCTAGAAGAGATGAAGGCCGGGGCTCGGGTAGCTGTCTCGGAGAAAAAACGTCATCCCCTGGATTTTGCCCTCTGGAAGGCCGCCAAACCAGGAGAACCTTCCTGGGAAAGCCCTTGGGGCCGAGGACGTCCGGGCTGGCATATCGAATGCTCCGCCATGGCGATGAAGTATTTGGGAAAGACCATCGACATTCATGGTGGGGGCTTGGATCTCATATTTCCCCACCACGAGAACGAGATTGCCCAGAGTGAGGCGGCCACAGGTCAAACTTTCGTCCGCTACTGGATCCACAACGGCTTCGTAACCATTCGTGAAGAAAAAATGTCTAAAAGCCTCGGCAACTTTGTCACTATTCGGGATGTACTGGCTGAATATCATCCGGAGGTTATTCGACTCTTTCTTCTTTCCAAACACTATCGAAGCCCTCTGGATTTCAGTCCTGAAGCAATGGCTGAATGGCAGGCGGCCCTAGAACGGGCCTATGAGACCATGCAGGCCATAGCTACCCTGCGGGCTTCTTCGGACCGGCCTCCGGGACGAAAGCAAATCCGGAAACTGGGAGAGATTGAATCCTTCTTTGCCCATTTTGAGGAGAAATTTACCGAAGCCATGGACGAAGACTTCAACACTGCCAGGGCCATTGGCTTGTTTTTTGAGGGAATCTCTCTGCTCAACCGTTTGCTTACCCTGGCTGGCCCCTCCCCTACCAGAGAGCATGAACGCTTAGCCCATTGCGCTCTCTCCCGTCTGCGTCGGCCTGTAAGCCAGATCCTTGGGCTACTTGAGGAGGATCCAGAGACCTATCTTCTGGAGGAAAGAAGACGCCTGATAAAAAAACTTGGTCTGGATGAGAAAAAGATTGAAACTTTGGTGGCCGAAAGAGAGGCCGCCCGCCAGAGGAAAGATTTCGCTAAGGCCGACGAAATTCGCAATCGGCTCCAGCAGATGGGAGTTGTCCTCCAAGACACCAGAGAGGGGACCAAATGGAAGGTGCAAAGGCCATCTTCGCCAGCCTGA
- a CDS encoding 4Fe-4S dicluster domain-containing protein has protein sequence MSAQNSQYAMVIDLDRCVGCHACALACRAEWQVPVPYRRNWLKRLGPEKTPYGISYTFYPGLCNHCDAPACITVCPVEPREKEFHCKKTGATTKMMVKATYKEPFTGIVLIDKDRCIGCGACVEACPYGARYLNEELDEPKADKCTFCIERIRHGEVPACVKTCIADARIFGDLADKDSEVYKLVHRKGAMRLTSKEVNIGPNVYYIGQKKDLHLLWEKFAPHERTWENVKAPDRRRILLATARRLKKRLG, from the coding sequence ATGAGCGCCCAAAACAGTCAATACGCTATGGTTATAGACCTTGATCGCTGTGTGGGCTGTCATGCCTGTGCTTTGGCCTGCAGGGCGGAGTGGCAAGTCCCTGTTCCCTATCGGAGAAATTGGCTCAAACGCCTGGGGCCAGAAAAGACCCCTTACGGTATTTCCTATACCTTTTATCCCGGGCTCTGTAATCACTGTGATGCCCCGGCCTGCATTACCGTGTGTCCGGTAGAGCCCCGGGAGAAAGAGTTCCATTGCAAGAAAACCGGAGCCACCACCAAAATGATGGTTAAAGCCACCTATAAAGAACCCTTTACCGGGATCGTCCTTATTGACAAAGACCGTTGCATTGGTTGCGGGGCCTGTGTTGAGGCCTGCCCCTATGGAGCCCGGTACCTTAACGAAGAGTTAGATGAGCCCAAGGCCGACAAGTGCACCTTTTGTATAGAAAGGATCCGCCATGGAGAGGTGCCAGCCTGTGTCAAGACCTGTATCGCTGACGCCCGAATCTTTGGTGACCTGGCGGATAAAGATTCGGAAGTCTATAAGTTGGTCCACAGAAAAGGGGCCATGCGCCTGACCTCCAAGGAAGTCAATATTGGCCCCAACGTATATTACATTGGTCAGAAAAAAGATCTCCATCTCCTCTGGGAAAAGTTTGCTCCCCATGAACGAACCTGGGAAAACGTAAAGGCCCCTGACCGCAGGAGAATCCTCTTGGCCACGGCCAGGCGCCTTAAGAAAAGGCTTGGTTAA
- a CDS encoding molybdopterin-containing oxidoreductase family protein, whose protein sequence is MKRRGFLKLSAATWATLAAMELKGKGLFRPKVTQASETGDLPGSLGAKEVPSVCEMCFWRCPIVVKVKGGKVVKIEGNPLSPANGPRVCARGNSGIQLLYDPDRVKYPLKRTGARGEGKWARISWDEALDEVAHNIKKIKDKYGPHALAFFDHGASAEYFREIFKELGTENYSNEPAFFQCVGPVAVAYLTTMGYVVSGTRQYVDMSHTKAMLLVGSHLGENLHVSHIREYVEGLARGAKLVVVDPRFSAPAGKADLWLPIRPGTDTALLLAWINYVIQKNLYDENFVRKNCHGFDELKEAVKGYDLKWAARICDLKEKDIKKAIEILAEARPQVVIYPGRHSTWYGRGDVQRHRCLAILAALFGAIGVPGGIYFPTPIPIGEAECLIGKEEAGESDTPLKEKFPFAEPFPGSPTNEIIKATLTGKPYPIKLWGVCGINILQTIPNPYQTMEAIKKLDFIFSVEMLPTETAIWSDIVLPDAVYLERYDHVYKNDELHPFITIRQPAVEPLGEARPPYWIAQQLARRLGLSLFTCENEIAYLNGQLKEIGLSVEKLTRAGGLITFPGKPYRDPNKGLNLATETGKVELYLEAFADEDFDPIPKFEPTPAPPKGYARLIYGRVPVHTFSRTMNNLWLHNEWPENEVWINDEVAAKLGIKDGEMVVLVNQDGYKSNPIKAKVTPGIRPDAIYLAHGFGSRSPRLTKAYGKGASDQFLITHYVEDPFMGSSSHRTSFVKIIKGGRTLDIPELRPLPPEIPRFKIKEA, encoded by the coding sequence ATGAAAAGGAGGGGTTTTCTTAAACTCTCGGCGGCTACCTGGGCCACATTAGCCGCCATGGAGCTAAAGGGCAAAGGGCTCTTTAGGCCTAAAGTAACCCAGGCCTCTGAAACCGGAGACCTACCCGGCAGTCTGGGGGCCAAGGAGGTACCTTCAGTCTGTGAGATGTGTTTCTGGCGATGCCCTATTGTTGTCAAGGTCAAGGGAGGCAAGGTGGTAAAGATAGAAGGCAACCCGCTTTCTCCGGCCAACGGCCCTCGGGTATGCGCCCGGGGCAACTCGGGTATCCAGCTTCTCTATGATCCCGACCGGGTCAAGTACCCCCTTAAGCGAACTGGAGCCCGGGGGGAGGGAAAATGGGCCAGGATCTCCTGGGATGAGGCCCTAGATGAGGTAGCCCATAACATCAAAAAGATTAAAGACAAATATGGCCCCCATGCCCTGGCCTTTTTCGACCATGGGGCCTCGGCAGAATATTTCCGGGAAATCTTCAAGGAACTGGGCACGGAGAATTATTCTAACGAACCGGCCTTCTTTCAATGTGTGGGGCCGGTGGCGGTAGCCTATCTGACCACCATGGGATACGTGGTCTCAGGGACAAGACAATATGTTGATATGAGCCACACCAAGGCCATGCTCTTGGTAGGCAGCCACCTGGGGGAAAACCTTCATGTCTCTCACATCCGAGAGTACGTTGAGGGCTTGGCCCGGGGGGCCAAGCTGGTGGTAGTCGATCCTCGCTTCTCTGCCCCGGCTGGCAAGGCCGATCTCTGGCTTCCTATTCGCCCCGGAACAGATACAGCCCTGCTGTTGGCCTGGATCAACTATGTCATTCAGAAGAATCTCTATGATGAAAATTTCGTTCGAAAGAACTGCCACGGTTTTGACGAGCTTAAAGAGGCTGTCAAGGGTTACGACCTGAAGTGGGCGGCCAGAATTTGCGACCTCAAGGAAAAAGACATCAAGAAGGCCATAGAGATACTGGCCGAGGCCCGGCCTCAGGTGGTTATCTATCCTGGCCGGCACTCCACTTGGTATGGCCGCGGTGATGTCCAGCGTCACCGCTGTCTGGCCATCTTGGCGGCCCTTTTTGGGGCCATAGGAGTCCCGGGAGGGATTTATTTCCCCACGCCCATTCCCATCGGTGAAGCCGAATGTCTCATTGGCAAGGAGGAGGCAGGAGAGTCCGATACCCCTCTTAAGGAAAAGTTCCCCTTCGCCGAGCCTTTCCCGGGGAGCCCAACCAATGAAATCATTAAGGCCACCCTTACCGGAAAGCCCTATCCCATAAAGCTCTGGGGCGTCTGCGGGATAAATATTCTTCAAACCATTCCCAACCCTTACCAAACCATGGAGGCCATAAAGAAGTTAGACTTCATCTTTTCCGTAGAGATGCTTCCCACCGAGACGGCCATCTGGTCAGACATAGTTCTACCCGATGCGGTTTATCTTGAGCGTTACGATCACGTCTATAAAAATGATGAACTCCATCCCTTCATCACCATCAGGCAGCCGGCCGTAGAACCTTTAGGAGAGGCCAGGCCACCGTACTGGATCGCTCAACAGCTGGCCCGCCGTCTGGGCCTTTCTCTGTTTACCTGTGAAAACGAAATCGCCTACCTTAATGGTCAACTCAAAGAGATCGGCCTCTCGGTAGAAAAACTGACCCGGGCCGGAGGGCTAATTACCTTTCCCGGCAAACCATATCGTGACCCCAACAAGGGTCTGAATCTGGCCACCGAAACCGGGAAGGTAGAACTTTACCTTGAGGCTTTTGCTGATGAAGATTTTGACCCCATCCCCAAGTTTGAACCTACTCCGGCTCCCCCCAAGGGTTATGCTCGGCTTATCTACGGTCGAGTGCCAGTCCACACCTTTAGCCGGACCATGAACAATCTCTGGCTTCATAACGAATGGCCGGAGAATGAGGTCTGGATAAATGATGAAGTGGCCGCCAAGCTGGGAATTAAAGATGGCGAAATGGTGGTCTTGGTTAACCAGGACGGTTACAAGTCAAATCCCATCAAGGCCAAAGTCACCCCCGGCATCCGTCCCGATGCCATCTATTTGGCCCACGGGTTTGGTAGCCGGTCTCCCCGTCTGACCAAGGCTTACGGAAAGGGGGCCAGTGACCAGTTTCTCATCACTCACTACGTAGAAGATCCCTTCATGGGTTCTTCCAGCCACCGCACCAGCTTCGTCAAAATCATCAAAGGTGGCCGAACCCTGGACATCCCTGAACTCCGGCCGCTACCCCCGGAGATTCCCCGCTTTAAAATCAAAGAGGCCTAG
- a CDS encoding TorD/DmsD family molecular chaperone, with product MFRLFYLLADCFSYPPPDPRESKIWSVLPTIAQKLHLNIPDLDNLSQDLLRSEYTRLFISAPYGPPAPPYASVYLSPEGILYQKGYDEAQKFYSQAGLEPQEGPEPADHLAFELAFIGRLLEEDRWDILAAFLQKHLLRWYPLFLNRLLAAKPHPYFAFLARLTGEVLQNLSEEVCHEKEGFS from the coding sequence GTGTTTCGGTTATTTTACCTCTTGGCAGATTGCTTTTCCTACCCCCCGCCAGACCCGAGAGAGTCTAAAATCTGGTCCGTCCTCCCGACTATAGCCCAAAAACTTCACCTTAACATCCCCGACCTTGACAATCTGAGTCAAGATCTCCTCCGAAGCGAATACACCCGACTCTTTATAAGCGCCCCTTATGGGCCTCCTGCTCCCCCGTATGCCTCGGTCTATTTATCTCCTGAGGGAATTCTTTACCAAAAAGGCTACGATGAAGCCCAGAAGTTTTACTCTCAGGCCGGACTTGAGCCCCAAGAAGGCCCGGAGCCTGCTGATCACCTGGCCTTTGAGCTGGCCTTCATCGGACGCCTACTTGAGGAAGACCGGTGGGATATACTGGCGGCCTTCCTCCAGAAACATCTCCTCCGATGGTATCCGCTCTTCCTGAACCGTCTTCTGGCGGCCAAGCCACATCCCTATTTCGCCTTTTTGGCTCGGCTCACAGGAGAGGTTCTTCAAAACTTGTCCGAGGAGGTTTGTCATGAAAAGGAGGGGTTTTCTTAA
- a CDS encoding LapA family protein: protein MELYLILAAIIAVAIALFAIQNATPVVVSFLLWRFESSLAVVIILAITAGIAITWLITIPSRIRRRRELGEKSRRVEELERRVKELEEILSQRQGPTSEA from the coding sequence GTGGAGCTTTATCTTATCTTGGCGGCTATAATAGCCGTGGCCATTGCCCTTTTTGCCATTCAGAATGCCACTCCAGTAGTGGTGAGTTTTCTGCTCTGGCGGTTTGAGAGCTCTTTGGCCGTGGTCATTATTCTGGCCATTACGGCCGGCATTGCCATTACCTGGTTGATCACTATCCCTTCTCGAATCCGTCGTCGCCGAGAGCTGGGGGAAAAAAGTCGCCGTGTAGAGGAGCTGGAACGGCGGGTTAAGGAGCTGGAAGAGATTCTGAGTCAAAGGCAGGGGCCCACCTCTGAGGCCTAA
- the pyrF gene encoding orotidine-5'-phosphate decarboxylase translates to MDEKEIKERIIFPLDVPDRTEALAWVRRLGGEVGVFKIGLELFTAEGPEIVRAVKEESGARIFLDLKFHDIPVTVERAVARALDLKVDLLTVHALAGRAALRAAALAAEGGLKILVVTVLTSLTRADLMEVGLSAELVRDIRELTLKMASLARISGCHGIVCSAKEVSAVKEAFPRLLTVVPGVRPAWASQDDQVRVATPAEAAVAGADYLVIGRPIRQAPDPREAVKKIVSEILKGLEEA, encoded by the coding sequence GTGGACGAAAAAGAAATAAAAGAGAGAATAATCTTCCCTTTGGATGTTCCAGATAGGACCGAGGCCTTGGCCTGGGTCAGACGCCTTGGCGGAGAGGTGGGGGTCTTTAAGATCGGCCTGGAGCTTTTTACCGCTGAAGGGCCAGAGATAGTCCGGGCGGTAAAGGAAGAAAGTGGGGCCCGGATATTCCTAGACCTTAAGTTCCACGACATACCAGTCACCGTAGAGCGGGCGGTCGCCAGGGCTCTAGATCTCAAGGTAGATCTTCTCACTGTTCACGCCTTAGCAGGTCGAGCGGCCCTGCGGGCCGCGGCCCTAGCCGCTGAGGGAGGGCTTAAAATTTTGGTGGTCACGGTGCTCACATCTCTTACCAGAGCTGATCTTATGGAGGTGGGGCTATCGGCGGAATTAGTCCGAGACATCCGAGAACTGACCTTAAAGATGGCCTCCCTGGCCCGTATCTCTGGCTGCCACGGAATAGTCTGCTCCGCCAAGGAGGTCTCGGCCGTAAAAGAGGCCTTTCCCCGTCTCCTTACCGTGGTTCCTGGTGTCAGACCAGCCTGGGCCAGCCAAGATGACCAAGTCCGAGTCGCCACCCCGGCCGAAGCCGCCGTGGCCGGAGCCGACTATTTAGTGATCGGCCGCCCTATTCGTCAGGCACCTGATCCCCGGGAGGCAGTAAAGAAAATAGTTTCTGAAATTTTAAAGGGGTTAGAAGAGGCTTAG
- a CDS encoding NIL domain-containing protein has translation MYSRMLVLHFPAEIVDKPIVCNLVKDFDLRFNILKATILPGKEGIMVMELSGHPKNFSKGLKYLREQGVEIKTIGQEIQRNDERCMQCGLCTAVCPTQALFIKRPEMEVVFAADKCSGCELCIAVCPPRAMEIRRQSQVAI, from the coding sequence ATGTACTCTCGAATGCTGGTCCTTCACTTTCCGGCAGAAATAGTCGATAAACCAATTGTCTGCAATCTGGTTAAGGATTTCGACCTCCGCTTCAATATCCTCAAGGCTACTATCCTGCCGGGGAAAGAGGGTATCATGGTCATGGAACTTTCGGGCCATCCCAAAAACTTTTCCAAAGGTCTCAAGTATCTCCGAGAGCAGGGGGTAGAGATCAAAACCATCGGCCAGGAGATCCAGCGCAACGACGAACGTTGTATGCAGTGTGGTCTCTGTACGGCCGTCTGCCCTACCCAGGCCCTTTTTATAAAGCGACCGGAGATGGAGGTCGTTTTTGCTGCTGATAAGTGTAGCGGTTGCGAACTCTGTATTGCCGTCTGCCCCCCTCGAGCCATGGAAATCCGCCGTCAGAGTCAAGTTGCCATCTGA
- the mnmA gene encoding tRNA 2-thiouridine(34) synthase MnmA gives MRIAVALSGGVDSSTAAYLLKEAGHDVFGIFLLLAQPAPEEEIQRLERICAHLSISLEVVDLRQQFASSVIEYFRRAYLKGKTPNPCVVCNRKIKFGLMLEAARARGAEKLATGHYVRLFREEKSGCFYIRKGRDLRKDQSYFLCLLDQNQLRDLTFPLGEYTKDEVIKIARQVGYFGLTSAESQEVCFIRGDYRELFPPDLASPGPIVTTDGRVVGRHRGLFNYTVGQRRGLGLRLGEPYYVIYLDVENNRLVVGPKAELYRHFFWVRRPHFVCPDQVSLPLRVRVRIRYRHTEALAWVERDGSDLKVVFDTPQRAVTPGQFAVFYRDDMVLGGGEIFLQ, from the coding sequence ATGCGCATTGCCGTAGCCCTCTCTGGTGGAGTTGATAGCTCTACGGCGGCCTACCTCCTTAAGGAGGCGGGCCATGATGTCTTTGGTATCTTCCTTCTTTTAGCTCAGCCGGCCCCGGAGGAAGAGATCCAGCGTCTGGAGCGGATTTGTGCCCATTTATCTATCAGCCTGGAGGTGGTGGATCTTCGGCAGCAGTTTGCCTCCTCGGTGATTGAATATTTCCGGAGAGCGTACTTAAAGGGCAAAACGCCCAACCCCTGTGTGGTTTGTAATCGAAAAATCAAATTTGGCCTCATGTTAGAGGCGGCTCGGGCCCGAGGAGCTGAGAAGCTGGCCACCGGTCACTATGTCCGCCTTTTCCGAGAGGAGAAGAGCGGTTGCTTTTATATCCGTAAAGGCCGAGATCTTCGTAAAGATCAATCATATTTTTTGTGCCTTCTGGATCAAAACCAGCTTCGAGATCTCACCTTCCCCCTGGGGGAATACACCAAAGATGAGGTCATTAAGATCGCCAGACAGGTGGGATACTTTGGCCTTACCTCTGCTGAGAGCCAGGAGGTCTGTTTTATCCGGGGAGATTATCGGGAACTCTTTCCCCCTGATCTGGCCTCCCCCGGCCCCATTGTTACCACGGATGGTCGAGTAGTGGGTAGGCATCGCGGGCTTTTTAACTATACCGTCGGACAGCGGCGCGGACTCGGGCTTCGACTGGGAGAACCCTATTATGTCATTTATCTTGATGTAGAAAATAATCGTCTTGTTGTCGGCCCTAAGGCGGAGCTCTACCGCCATTTTTTCTGGGTCCGTCGGCCTCACTTTGTCTGCCCTGATCAAGTCTCTCTTCCACTGCGGGTCAGGGTGAGAATCCGCTATCGCCATACCGAGGCCCTGGCCTGGGTTGAAAGAGACGGCTCAGACCTAAAGGTGGTCTTTGATACCCCTCAAAGAGCGGTTACTCCAGGTCAGTTTGCCGTCTTTTATCGAGATGATATGGTTTTAGGCGGGGGTGAGATCTTTCTTCAATGA
- the mtaB gene encoding tRNA (N(6)-L-threonylcarbamoyladenosine(37)-C(2))-methylthiotransferase MtaB, with protein MRVALTTLGCKVNQVESASLVEAFEARGARIVSFNERADLYVVNTCAVTAKAAYQSRQLIRRAHRQAPAARVVATGCYAQIAPFEIIERSLGSICLVGNDQKINLVDLALGEQGCLDIYVGDVRRIQKIAPFFVRRLRGRTRAFLRVQDGCNAFCSYCIVPYSRGPSRSLPLKEVRRQVQTFLEEGYREIVVTGIHLGHYGQDLNPQLDLVDLLEEIEALGPERIRLSSLEVREISERFLSWAQASKSLCPHFHIPLQSGDDRILQAMNRHYTAEEYLERVRLLRALFPRAALGADVLVGFPGEGPQEFENTYRLVEKSPLSYLHVFPFSPRPGTLAEAMTPRVSPIELAERLKRLRDLALRKRRSFYQSQLGEVLSVLVEGRDKETGLKRGTSENYLTVLIEGEFPPGEIIPVKIERIIGQKALGRPL; from the coding sequence ATGAGGGTGGCTCTAACCACGTTGGGATGTAAGGTGAATCAGGTCGAGTCCGCCTCTCTGGTGGAGGCCTTTGAGGCTCGAGGGGCCCGGATTGTGTCCTTTAATGAAAGGGCTGATCTCTACGTGGTCAACACCTGCGCTGTGACCGCCAAGGCTGCCTACCAGTCTCGCCAACTTATCCGGCGGGCCCATCGTCAAGCTCCAGCTGCTCGGGTGGTGGCTACCGGCTGTTACGCTCAGATAGCCCCTTTTGAGATTATCGAACGCTCCCTAGGTTCTATCTGCCTGGTAGGCAATGACCAGAAAATTAATTTAGTAGATCTGGCCCTGGGAGAGCAGGGGTGCCTGGATATCTACGTGGGTGATGTCCGTCGGATACAAAAAATAGCCCCCTTTTTTGTTCGTCGGCTCCGAGGCCGGACACGAGCCTTTTTGAGGGTTCAAGACGGCTGTAATGCCTTCTGTAGCTATTGTATTGTTCCTTATAGCCGAGGGCCTTCACGGAGCCTCCCCCTCAAAGAAGTGAGAAGGCAAGTCCAGACCTTTCTTGAGGAGGGCTATCGAGAGATCGTTGTTACCGGGATCCACCTGGGGCACTACGGGCAGGATCTTAACCCCCAGCTTGATCTGGTGGATCTCCTTGAGGAGATAGAGGCCCTCGGCCCCGAAAGGATCCGTCTTTCCTCTTTAGAGGTGAGGGAGATCTCGGAGAGATTTCTTTCCTGGGCCCAGGCCTCAAAGAGCCTTTGCCCTCATTTCCATATTCCTCTTCAGAGTGGCGATGATCGAATCCTTCAGGCTATGAATCGCCACTATACTGCCGAGGAATATCTGGAGAGGGTCCGCCTTCTGCGAGCCCTTTTCCCCCGCGCCGCTTTAGGGGCCGACGTTTTAGTGGGGTTTCCGGGAGAGGGGCCTCAGGAGTTTGAAAACACCTACCGCTTGGTTGAAAAAAGTCCTCTTTCCTACCTTCATGTCTTTCCCTTTTCCCCTCGTCCGGGCACCCTGGCTGAGGCCATGACTCCGAGGGTTTCACCGATAGAGTTGGCCGAAAGACTCAAGCGTCTTCGCGACCTTGCTCTCCGGAAGAGGCGGAGTTTTTATCAGAGCCAGTTGGGGGAAGTGCTTTCTGTCTTGGTGGAAGGGCGTGATAAGGAAACCGGCCTTAAGCGAGGGACTTCGGAAAATTATCTTACTGTTCTCATCGAGGGGGAGTTTCCCCCGGGGGAAATTATCCCGGTTAAGATTGAACGGATTATTGGCCAGAAAGCCCTTGGGAGGCCTCTTTAA
- a CDS encoding hybrid sensor histidine kinase/response regulator produces MKTNPCSGICNLFRSLPDIIIGIDRKRRILFANEKAEALYGPPEDRPCYQYLFGLEEVCHFCPLEEALEKGPVRLEINLNEGYFDVWLYPADYQGQKIAVCVLRDISRLKEMEAQLRRAQKMEAVARLAGGIAHNFNNLLMAAMGQIEMALSELPSGKVSQRLEKVLDRLGQGVELTSKLLTLGQGQVLEPRPGDLNQGLRRTLDLIQSLLGEDIILKAELTNDLPAVLYDPTALEQIILNLVINAQDAMPEGGQLTIRTFQDGSEVILEVSDTGSGIPPELQERIFEPFFTTKEENKGTGLGLSMVYSLIKALKGDIEVQSQPHKGTTFRLRFPVRVEHSRPRMRPRVLIAEDDELIREILREALVRQGLEVDTAADGQEALERLRHSRADYRILIFDLVMPKISGLRLIEEALVRFPQATIVAMSGYNHGADLSRLGDRVHFLQKPFRLEEILSLICPRPTSSVKEASQGLSGQ; encoded by the coding sequence ATGAAAACCAATCCCTGTTCGGGAATATGTAATCTCTTTCGATCCCTTCCGGATATCATTATCGGCATTGACCGAAAGCGCCGAATCCTGTTTGCCAATGAAAAGGCTGAAGCCCTTTATGGGCCGCCAGAAGATCGCCCCTGCTATCAATACCTTTTTGGCCTTGAAGAGGTCTGTCACTTCTGTCCTCTAGAAGAGGCCTTGGAGAAAGGTCCTGTGCGCCTGGAGATCAATCTCAACGAGGGGTACTTCGATGTCTGGCTATATCCGGCTGATTATCAAGGGCAAAAGATAGCCGTCTGCGTTTTAAGAGATATCTCCCGCCTCAAGGAGATGGAGGCCCAACTTCGGCGGGCTCAAAAAATGGAAGCTGTCGCCCGATTAGCCGGGGGGATAGCCCATAACTTTAATAATCTTCTTATGGCCGCCATGGGTCAGATAGAAATGGCCCTTTCAGAGCTGCCTTCGGGAAAGGTAAGTCAGCGTCTAGAGAAGGTCCTGGACCGCCTGGGGCAGGGGGTAGAGTTAACAAGCAAGCTGCTCACCTTGGGGCAAGGACAAGTCCTTGAGCCCCGCCCTGGAGACCTGAATCAGGGGCTGAGACGGACCCTGGATCTTATTCAGAGCCTTCTGGGTGAGGATATTATCCTTAAGGCCGAGCTGACGAACGATCTCCCTGCGGTTCTCTATGATCCCACGGCCCTTGAGCAAATTATCCTCAACTTAGTTATTAACGCCCAGGATGCCATGCCTGAGGGAGGCCAGTTGACTATCAGGACCTTTCAAGATGGTTCCGAGGTCATCCTTGAGGTTAGTGACACCGGCTCTGGAATCCCCCCCGAACTTCAAGAGCGGATCTTTGAGCCCTTTTTTACCACCAAAGAAGAAAACAAAGGCACCGGCCTCGGTCTTTCCATGGTCTATTCGCTAATCAAGGCCCTTAAAGGAGACATAGAGGTCCAGAGCCAGCCCCATAAGGGAACCACCTTCAGGTTAAGGTTCCCCGTAAGGGTAGAGCATTCTCGACCGAGAATGCGACCGCGGGTGCTCATCGCTGAAGATGATGAGCTCATTAGAGAAATTCTCAGGGAGGCCTTAGTCCGTCAGGGTCTGGAGGTAGATACGGCCGCCGATGGCCAAGAGGCTCTCGAGAGACTCAGGCATTCTAGGGCCGATTATCGAATCCTTATCTTTGATCTGGTCATGCCCAAGATAAGCGGACTTCGTCTTATTGAAGAGGCCTTGGTCCGTTTTCCTCAGGCCACCATTGTGGCCATGAGTGGATACAACCATGGAGCCGACCTAAGCCGCCTAGGAGACAGGGTTCATTTTCTTCAGAAACCGTTCCGTCTGGAAGAGATACTCTCTCTTATCTGCCCCCGTCCCACATCTTCTGTTAAAGAGGCCTCCCAAGGGCTTTCTGGCCAATAA